One Cervus canadensis isolate Bull #8, Minnesota chromosome 1, ASM1932006v1, whole genome shotgun sequence genomic window carries:
- the BAHCC1 gene encoding BAH and coiled-coil domain-containing protein 1 isoform X5: MGNSPASSFMGSFLTSSLGSAASAHPSGPTPSPSDQAYRGSHPATSQIWFSHSHEAPGYPRFSGSLASTFLPMSHLDHHGNSNVLYGQHRFYGTQKDNFYLRNLPPQPTLLPANHNFPSVARAAPGHPIGSCSRDRGEASHLQKGTKEFDRFLMGKEKAGKAAEGKERPAAEEDVGRGRHKLVLPVPGDSHCKEGNVARGACEGRPKHLASCLLNTKVLDGELGRSALASCAGAMLGRPGVGMPASGRCTKEAAGPTEPGPAFSECLERRQMLHHAVSYTVPSGLPAGPPPPLSTAAAGPFPCLQLHGGPDGLCPLQDKVPRDLKASGPTFVPSVGHLADKSRPFQAAEACAVVGEGKDRHLEAAAAPDHAAPYGVSYAHLKAESKGERRSGSFEAALNPRLKGLEYLDSAGPEAPFPGLPKAGLDKSGYFELPAPSQDCARPSHQDPLGGKVTQACCTLDKAASKETPVGAPGAQKVARIRHQQHLVAPEVEPGGSGAEAKRKSLELASLGYGGPPPPPWNVQSGQGAPMAIGEERKAGAYLDPFGGTLQQAALLPQDLPAPPDEVSAMKNLLKYSNQALVVGQKAPFVGLGGLKASCAQQDGKFPNSKGAGQASGEVERPDCARSREHDATHSDGEVRQPPVGIAVALARQKDTVSRSESAYGANTGRQGRAAPAFKAGGGPRSTHPLDLEAEEERARLCEDRLGLAGRELLLQDNKDLVEFARIHPSGGCPGDLAPHLMIAGGSSLQSSQLAGDPAPHPHPAHPPWLPRTRSPSLWMGGHSYGLGHPALHQNLPPGFPASVPGSMPPVFPLSQDAPTQLVILPSEPTPHTAPHALADVMDQASLWPPMYGGRGPASHMQHPGQLPVYSRSQFLRQQELYALQQQQQQQQQRATQALELQRASQLQQKPEDHHLELEEPAQEKALKSTHKPVALTPTAKGTPSPATAGPAKLSPCCHSPAPKPPPASCPTPPPHPGAPCTLSVCPTGSPGPGSKLPSAEDKSGEGQRPRADLNTLEPDLPPGYTCPAAASSGFSLPRSVHSSDLSDPETMQTAPLGAQPELARTFPPGERCLRSPQKLEEAGLPSGTREATQDLAATPYPAERAPPGKAADPSPLEGLRELRCGALLEGGGPEASGQADSTQGGGAPEARTTEEGREDGQLGPSLGAGPQAVEQPARSLGTLNQAEPGKQQGPTEAEAEEVAELEEAELEEEEEEQDWGSTPDNSQLPGELPGLDALVAATINLGDLPSVGPLDPPPPAVPGPPRTAPLPRSSGIHGIALLSELADLEIQQQRTEPALQEEEDVLAFNLQRLATLASAWSLVEAANLDSPASLAQPPTADPCRAPTLTPRMQILRRKDTWTPKTKPVCPLKAAIDRLDTQEVEMRVQLAELQRRYKEKQRELARLQRRHDHEAVTSAGRLPGSQEGHQSLTTLPAVPRREESSRSPARRGPGRPRKRKYSSLLPALRPSDSKKVKAVRSSLSLLCAELRGGDDEPSKKRGRLEQGTYVGLQPTSAEKVRCKKSSSQGDLASAVAHKVAQLKPKVKSKGLPTGLSPFRRKEATPGGRIRKKLSRAKNAKASGAARHPQPDGGIGGREAPKFPAQPAAAATHEADSGSDSENCDGLLETEEPPKEPGLVLHAGTRMAVLGPSPSSVVKMEANQKAKKKKERQSLLGACRLSSPESEVKVKRRTVKTKVGSKLERAPGRRPPGGPGKKKAKAKAKSGLRAEPGAAPSRDALCGPARAFACHEEGSRLASERLKRATRKSTVLQPGLRRKNGALSIALSPRNAKAILGRGRKAGKVKTKAVGKQGKGRAVTRLLESFAVEDDFEFEDSSCLSEDEEEEEASGPLSAEQSAALARSCTIHKEDLQDGLPVLIPKEDSLLYAGSVRTLQPPDIYSIVIEGERGNRQRIYSLEQLLQEAVLDVRPQSSRYLPPGTRVCAYWSQKSRCLYPGNVVRGTSSDEEEDLDSVVVEFDDGDTGHIAVSNIRLLPPDFKIQCTEPSPALLVSSSCRRTKKSSCEAPPPSEATAPSLSPKAHDGSEASKTSGKKSTGKDKAGKTELLTSGAKPPAGASDHFLGRRSSPLLSWSAVAQTKRKAVAAAGSKGPGVLQNLFQLNGSAKKLRAREALFPMHSVAPPVFGNGFRADSFSSLASSYAPFVSGAGPGLPGGAHKLLRAKKAEVEKGGRRRTGGEFLVKLDHEGVTSPKSKNCKALHAGDKDSGPRPGRPLPSPSYGHPALVGKDRKGRAPVHPLPMGLALRKFAGQAEYPLPCDSDCHSSYSDEEEDGPGLAPGVPSRFLARLSVSSSSSGSSTSSSSGSLSTSSLCSSDDEGSSYSSDEEDPALLLQTCLTHPVPALLAQPEALRSKGGGPHPHAQRCFLSRATVAGGGAGAGPSSSRPRLKRKEALSFSKAKELSRRQRLPSVENRPKISAFLPARQLWKWSGNPTQRRGMKGKARKLFYKAIVRGKETLRIGDCAVFLSAGRPNLPYIGRIESMWESWGSNMVVKVKWFYHPEETKLGKRQSDGKNALYQSCHEDENDVQTISHKCQVVGREQYEQMTRSRKYQDRRDLYYLAGTYDPTTGRLVTADGVPILC; the protein is encoded by the exons CTCCAGGGTACCCCAGATTTTCGGGGAGTCTGGCATCCACCTTCCTACCCATGAGCCACTTGGATCACCATGGAAACAGCAATGTTCTCTATGGGCAACATCGTTTCTATGGAACCCAAAAAG ATAACTTCTACCTGCGCAACCTGCCCCCCCAGCCCACGCTCCTGCCCGCCAACCACAACTTCCCCAGTGTGGCCCGGGCCGCCCCTGGCCACCCCATCGGCTCCTGCAGCCGCGACAGGGGCGAGGCCAGCCACCTACAGAAGGGCACCAAGGAGTTCGACCGCTTCCTCATGGGCAAAGAGAAAGCCGGCAAGGCAGCTGAGGGCAAGGAGCGGCCGGCGGCGGAAGAGGACGTCGGCCGGGGGCGGCACAAGCTGGTGCTGCCTGTGCCAGGGGACTCTCACTGCAAGGAGGGCAACGTGGCCCGGGGAGCCTGCGAAGGCCGCCCCAAGCACCTGGCCTCCTGCCTTCTCAACACCAAGGTGCTCGACGGTGAGCTGGGCCGGTCCGCGCTGGCCAGCTGCGCGGGGGCCATGCTAGGGCGGCCGGGTGTGGGCATGCCGGCCTCTGGACGCTGCACCAAGGAGGCGGCGGGCCCCACAGAGCCTGGGCCAGCCTTCAGCGAGTGCCTGGAGCGGAGGCAGATGCTGCACCACGCCGTGTCCTACACAGTGCCGTCCGGCCTGCCCGCGGggccgccccctcccctcagcACGGCCGCGGCCGGCCCCTTCCCCTGCCTGCAGCTGCATGGGGGCCCGGATGGGCTCTGCCCCTTGCAGGACAAAGTCCCCCGGGACCTGAAGGCCAGCGGGCCCACCTTCGTGCCTTCCGTGGGACACCTGGCCGACAAGAGCCGCCCCTTCCAGGCGGCCGAGGCCTGTGCCGTGGTGGGTGAGGGCAAGGACCGGCACCTGGAGGCGGCCGCCGCGCCTGACCATGCTGCGCCTTATGGGGTCTCCTATGCCCACCTGAAGGCCGAGAGCAAGGGCGAGCGGCGGTCCGGAAGCTTCGAAGCGGCCCTCAACCCCCGGCTGAAGGGCCTGGAGTACCTGGACAGCGCCGGCCCCGAGGCCCCCTTTCCTGGGCTCCCCAAAGCGGGTCTGGACAAAAGCGGCTACTTTGAGTTGCCCGCCCCCTCGCAAGACTGCGCCCGGCCTAGTCACCAGGACCCACTGGGCGGGAAGGTCACCCAGGCCTGCTGCACTTTAGACAAGGCTGCCAGCAAGGAGACTCCTGTGGGTGCCCCCGGGGCCCAGAAGGTGGCTCGCATCCGGCATCAGCAGCACCTGGTGGCCCCTGAGGTAGAACCGGGGGGCAGCGGGGCCGAGGCCAAGCGCAAGTCTCTGGAGCTGGCGTCTCTGGGCTATGGcgggccgcccccgcccccgtgGAACGTCCAGTCAGGCCAGGGGGCCCCCATGGCCATTGGTGAGGAGCGCAAGGCGGGTGCCTATCTGGACCCCTTTGGTGGCACCCTGCAGCAGGCCGCCCTCCTGCCGCAGGACCTGCCTGCCCCGCCTGACGAGGTCTCGGCCATGAAGAACCTGCTCAAGTACAGCAACCAAGCGCTGGTCGTCGGCCAGAAGGCACCCTTCGTGGGCCTGGGGGGCCTGAAGGCCAGCTGTGCCCAGCAGGATGGGAAGTTCCCGAACTCCAAGGGTGCAGGCCAGGCCTCAGGCGAGGTGGAAAGGCCTGACTGTGCCCGAAGCCGGGAGCATGATGCCACCCACAGTGATGGGGAGGTGCGGCAGCCGCCAGTGGGCATTGCAGTGGCCTTGGCCAGGCAGAAGGACACGGTGAGCCGGTCGGAGTCAGCCTACGGTGCCAACACAGGGCGTCAGGGCCGGGCAGCCCCCGCCTTCAAAG CTGGTGGTGGGCCCCGCTCCACCCACCCACTGGACCTGGAGGCCGAAGAGGAGAGGGCCCGCCTATGTGAGGACCGCCTGGGGCTCGCCGGCCGCGAACTGCTGCTGCA GGACAACAAGGACCTCGTGGAGTTCGCCCGGATCCACCCATCAGGCGGCTGTCCCGGGGACCTGGCCCCCCATCTCATGATCGCTGGGGGATCCTCCCTGCAGAGCAGCCAGCTGGCCGGGGACCcggccccccatccccaccctgcccaccctccctggCTGCCCCGCACCCGCAGCCCCTCCTTGTGGATGGGAGGACATTCCTACG GCCTTGGGCACCCTGCCCTGCACCAGAATCTGCCCCCCGGCTTCCCTGCATCCGTGCCTGGCTCCATGCCCCCCgtcttccctctctcccaggACGCCCCCACACAACTAGTCATCCTGCCATCTGAGCCCACACCCCACACGGCCCCCCATGCGCTTG CTGATGTCATGGACCAGGCTTCGCTGTGGCCCCCCATGTATGGGGGCCGGGGCCCCGCCTCCCACATGCAGCACCCCGGCCAGCTCCCCGTCTACTCCCGGTCCCAGTTCCTGCGGCAACAGGAGCTCTATgccctgcagcagcagcagcagcagcagcagcagcgggccACTCAGGCCCTGGAGCTGCAGCGGGCCAGCCAACTCCAG CAGAAGCCTGAGGACCACCACCTGGAGCTGGAGGAGCCTGCCCAGGAGAAGGCCTTGAAGTCCACCCACAAGCCAGTTGCCTTAACCCCCACGGCCAAGGGCACCCCCTCACCTGCCACCGCAGGCCCTGCGAAGCTGTCACCCTGCTGCCACTCTCCCGCCCCGAAGCCCCCCCCCGCCAGCTGCCCTACACCACCACCGCATCCTGGCGCCCCGTGCACTTTATCCGTCTGCCCCACCGGCAGCCCCGGGCCAGGCTCCAAGCTGCCCAGCGCCGAAGACAAGAGTGGGGAGGGCCAGCGGCCCAGAGCCGACCTCAACACGTTGGAACCAG ACCTGCCTCCCGGATACACGTGCCCTGCGGCGGCCAGCTCGGGCTTCTCCCTGCCCCGCAGCGTGCACTCATCTGACCTCTCGGACCCTGAAACTATGCAAACTGCCCCTCTGGGGGCCCAGCCTGAGCTGGCCAGGACGTTCCCGCCCGGGGAGCGCTGCCTCCGCAGCCCCCAGAAACTGGAGGAGGCTGGGCTGCCCTCAGGGACCAGGGAGGCCACCCAGGACCTTGCCGCTACCCCCTACCCTGCCGAGCGGGCACCCCCGGGGAAGGCAGCAGACCCAAGCCCGCTTGAGGGGCTGCGAGAACTTCGGTGCGGGGCTCTCCTCGAGGGAGGGGGCCCTGAGGCCTCTGGCCAGGCTGATTCTACTCAGGGAGGAGGGGCCCCAGAGGCAAGGACCACGGAGGAGGGGCGGGAGGACGGACAGCTGGGGCCCTCGTTGGGGGCTGGTCCCCAGGCCGTGGAACAGCCAGCGAGGAGCCTGGGCACCCTGAATCAGGCCGAGCCGGGCAAACAGCAAGGCCCTACAGAAGCAGAGGCAGAGGAGGTGGCCGAGTTGGAGGAGGCTGAgctagaagaggaggaagaggagcaggacTGGGGTTCGACTCCTGACAACAGCCAGCTGCCCGGGGAGCTGCCCGGGCTGGACGCTCTGGTGGCAGCCACCATCAACCTGGGGGACCTGCCCAGCGTCGGCCCACTGGACCCTCCGCCCCCTGCTGTCCCTGGGCCACCCCGCACAGCTCCCCTGCCCCGTAGCTCAGGGATTCATGGAATTGCCCTGCTCAGCGAGCTGGCCGACCTGGAGATCCAGCAGCAGAGGACTGAGCCAGCCCTGCAAG AGGAGGAGGATGTGCTGGCCTTCAACCTGCAGCGCCTGGCCACCCTGGCctcagcctggtccctggtcGAAGCTGCTAACCTGGACAGCCCTGCCTCCTTGGCCCAGCCCCCTACCGCTGACCCCTGCAGGGCTCCCACGCTCACCCCCCGCATGCAGATCCTGCGGCGCAAGGACACCTGGACCCCCAAGACCAAGCCT GTGTGCCCGCTGAAGGCTGCCATCGATCGGCTGGACACGCAGGAGGTGGAGATGCGCGTGCAGCTGGCGGAGCTGCAGAGGCGCTACAAGGAGAAGCAGCGGGAGCTGGCCCGGCTGCAGCGCAGGCACGACCATGA GGCAGTGACCTCTGCTGGACGCTTGCCAGGGAGCCAGGAAGGGCATCAGTCTCTGACCACCCTTCCTGCGGTCCCCAGGAGAGAGGAGAGCTCAAGGAGCCCTGCCAGGCGAGGGCCTGGCCGGCCACGGAAGCGCAAATACTCCAGTTTGCTGCCTGCCCTGCGCCCCAGCGACAGCAAGAAAGTCAA GGCTGTGCGGTCTAGCCTGAGCCTGCTATGTGCTGAGCTGCGGGGCGGCGATGATGAGCCTTCGAAGAAGCGAGGCCGGCTGGAGCAGGGCACCTACGTGGGCCTGCAGCCCACGTCTGCG GAGAAGGTTCGGTGCAAGAAGAGCAGCAGTCAGGGCGACCTGGCATCTGCTGTGGCCCACAAGGTAGCCCAGCTGAAGCCGAAGGTCAAGAGCAAGGGGCTGCCCACTGGCCTCAGCCCCTTCCGGCGAAAGGAGGCCACCCCAGGGGGTCGTATCCGGAAGAAGCTGTCACGAGCCAAGAATGCCAAGGCGTCTGGGGCGGCCCGGCACCCACAGCCCGACGGCGGCATTGGTGGCAGGGAGGCCCCTAAGTTCCCAGCCCAGCCGGCAGCGGCCGCAACACATGAAGCAG ACAGCGGCTCAGACAGTGAAAACTGTGACGGTCTGCTGGAGACAGAAGAACCCCCCAAGGAGCCTGGGCTGGTGCTACATGCTGGGACCCGCATGGCCGTGCTGGGGCCCTCGCCCTCCTCCGTGGTCAAGATGGAGGCCAACCAGAAGgccaagaagaagaaggagaggcAGAGCTTGCTAG gggccTGCCGCCTCTCCAGCCCCGAGAGTGAGGTCAAGGTCAAGCGGAGGACGGTGAAGACCAAGGTGGGCAGCAAGCTGGAGCGGGCCCCAGGGCGCAGGCCCCCAGGGGGGCCCGGCAAGAAGAAGGCCAAGGCCAAGGCCAAGAGCGGCCTGCGGGCTGAGCCGGGGGCCGCACCCAGCAGGGACGCCCTCTGCGGCCCTGCCCGGGCCTTCGCCTGCCATGAGGAGGGCAGCAGGCTGGCCAGCGAGCGCCTCAAGAGAGCCACACGCAAGAGCACGGTGCTCCAGCCGGGGCTGCGG CGGAAGAATGGGGCCCTGTCCATTGCCCTGTCGCCCCGCAACGCCAAGGCCATCCTGGGGAGGGGCCGGAAAGCGGGCAAGGTGAAAACCAAGGCCGTTGGCAAACAG GGCAAGGGCCGGGCGGTCACTCGGCTCCTGGAGAGCTTTGCGGTGGAGGACGACTTTGAATTTGAGGACAGCAGCTGCCTCtcggaggatgaggaggaggaggaggccagtgGCCCCCTGAGCGCAGAGCAGAGCGCCGCCCTGG CACGCTCATGCACCATTCATAAGGAGGACCTGCAGGACGGGCTACCTGTGCTCATCCCCAAGGAGGACAGTCTGCTGTACGCGGGCAGCGTCAGGACCCTGCAGCCCCCCGACAT CTACAGCATTGTCATCGAGGGCGAAAGAGGCAACCGGCAAAGGATCTACTCACTGGAGCAGCTGCTGCAGGAGGCG GTTCTGGATGTCCGACCGCAGTCCAGCCGGTACCTCCCACCCGGCACGAGGGTCTGTGCCTACTGGAGCCAGAAGTCCCGCTGCCTGTACCCAGGCAACGTGGTACGAG GCACCTCCAGTGATGAGGAAGAGGACCTGGACTCCGTGGTGGTGGAGTTCGACGACGGGGACACTGGCCACATTGCTGTCTCCAACATCAGGCTGCTGCCTCCAGACTTCAAGATCCAGT GCACCGAGCCCTCGCCAGCCCTGCTGGTGTCCAGCAGCTGCCGGAGGACCAAGAAATCTTCCTGTGAGGCGCCCCCGCCCAGTGAGGCCACCGCTCCCAGCCTGTCTCCTAAGGCTCATGACGGGTCCGAAGCCTCAAAGACCTCCGGGAAGAAATCCACAGGCAAAGACAAAGCTG GCAAAACAGAGCTCCTGACCTCTGGTGCCAAGCCCCCCGCGGGGGCCTCAGACCACTTCTTGGGCCGCCGGAGCAGCCCGCTGCTGAGCTGGTCGGCGGTGGCGCAGACCAAGCGGAAGGCGGTGGCCGCGGCAGGCAGCAAGGGGCCAGGAGTGCTGCAGAACCTCTTCCAGCTCAACGGCAGCGCCAAGAAGCTGCGGGCCCGCGAGGCCCTGTTCCCCATGCACAGCGTGGCGCCACCCGTGTTCGGCAACGGCTTCCGCGCTGACTCCTTCAGCAGCCTGGCCAGCTCCTACGCGCCCTTTGTCAGCGGGGCCGGGCCTGGCCTGCCCGGGGGGGCCCACAAGCTGCTGCGGGCCAAGAAGGCCGAGGTTGAGAAGGGCGGGCGGCGGCGGACAGGCGGCGAGTTCCTGGTCAAGCTTGACCACGAGGGCGTGACCTCCCCCAAGAGCAAGAACTGCAAGGCGCTACACGCTGGCGACAAGGACTCGGGGCCCAGGCCAGGGaggcccctgcccagccccagctACGGGCACCCAGCCCTCGTGGGCAAGGACAGGAAGGGGCGGGCACCCGTCCACCCGCTGCCCATGGGGCTGGCGCTGCGCAAGTTCGCGGGCCAGGCCGAGTACCCGCTGCCCTGCGACAGCGACTGCCACAGCTCCTACTCAGACGAGGAGGAAGACGGGCCTGGCCTGGCACCTGGCGTGCCCTCCCGCTTCCTCGCCCGCCTGTCCGTGTCTTCCTCGTCCTCGGGTtcatccacctcctcctcctctggctccCTGTCCACCTCCAGCCTCTGCTCCTCGGACGACGAGGGCTCTTCCTACAGCTCAGACGAGGAGGACCCCGCCCTGCTGCTGCAGACATGCCTCACCCACCCAGTGCCCGCGCTCCTGGCCCAGCCCGAGGCCCTGCGCTCCAAGGGGGGCGGCCCGCACCCGCACGCCCAGCGCTGCTTCCTGTCCAGGGCCACCGTGGCCGGTGGGGGTGCGGGCGCGGGccccagcagcagcagacccCGGCTCAAGCGCAAGGAGGCCCTGAGCTTCTCCAAAGCCAAAGAGCTGTCCCGGAGGCAGCGGCTGCCCTCCGTGGAAAACCGGCCAAAGATCTCAGCCTTCCTGCCCGCCCGGCAGCTCTGGAAGTGGTCGGGGAACCCCACGCAG aggcgtgGCATGAAGGGGAAGGCCAGGAAGCTGTTCTACAAGGCCATCGTCCGGGGCAAGGAGACGCTTCGCATCGGGGACTGCGCGGTCTTCCTGTCGGCCGGGCGGCCCAACCTGCCCTACATCGGCCGCATCGAGAGCATGTGGGAGTCGTGGGGCAGCAACATGGTGGTGAAGGTCAAATGGTTCTACCATCCGGAGGAGACCAAACTGGGGAAGCGGCAGAGCGACGGGAAG AACGCGCTGTACCAGTCCTGCCACGAGGACGAGAACGACGTGCAGACCATCTCCCACAAGTGCCAGGTCGTAGGGCGCGAGCAGTACGAGCAGATGACACGGAGCCGCAAGTACCAGGACCGACGGGACCTCTACTACCTGGCGGGCACCTACGACCCCACCACAGGGCGCCTGGTGACGGCCGACGGCGTGCCCATTCTGTGCTGA